A single window of Pseudomonas lijiangensis DNA harbors:
- a CDS encoding LysR family transcriptional regulator has translation MRKSLMRMTLRQLRIFNEVCDLRSYSRAAEEMALTQPAVSLQIRQLEELIGQPLFEYVGKKLYLTEAAEALQLASRDIFGRLESLDMQLSDMQGSLQGQLKLAIESSCKYFIPHLFAAFKRQHPEVILNLTVVNRAMVIRRLSDNRDDLVVMSMVPQDMGLEFLPFLNNPIVAVAPASHPLSKQEQLSLKDLEPWPLLIREAGSGTRRACEEYFKEKRVHFTQTQEVSSSEAQRECVVAGLGVALLTRHAVCAELATGALKELPVAELPLYRSWCVVQARDKRLSPVAHAFLAFIRTERAQISQLVERFDGRPRTAG, from the coding sequence TACGGATTTTCAATGAAGTCTGCGACCTGCGCTCCTACAGCCGTGCCGCGGAGGAAATGGCCCTGACTCAACCCGCTGTCAGCCTGCAGATCCGCCAGCTTGAAGAGCTCATCGGTCAGCCGCTTTTCGAGTATGTCGGCAAAAAGCTGTACCTGACCGAAGCCGCCGAAGCCCTGCAACTGGCCAGCCGTGACATCTTCGGGCGCCTGGAAAGCCTGGATATGCAGCTTTCCGACATGCAGGGCTCGTTGCAGGGCCAGTTGAAACTGGCCATCGAGTCGAGCTGCAAATATTTCATTCCGCACCTGTTCGCGGCCTTCAAGCGCCAGCATCCCGAGGTCATCCTCAACCTGACCGTGGTCAACCGCGCCATGGTCATCAGGCGCCTGTCCGACAACCGCGACGATCTGGTGGTGATGTCCATGGTGCCTCAGGACATGGGCCTGGAATTCCTGCCGTTTCTCAACAACCCGATTGTGGCGGTGGCACCGGCCAGCCATCCTCTTAGCAAGCAGGAACAACTGAGCCTCAAAGACCTGGAACCCTGGCCGCTGCTGATTCGCGAAGCAGGTTCGGGGACCCGCAGAGCGTGCGAGGAATACTTCAAGGAAAAGCGCGTGCATTTCACCCAGACACAGGAAGTGTCATCCAGCGAAGCGCAGCGCGAATGCGTGGTGGCAGGACTTGGAGTGGCGCTGCTCACCCGTCACGCCGTCTGCGCGGAGCTCGCCACCGGTGCCCTCAAGGAGCTGCCAGTGGCCGAGTTGCCGCTTTATCGCAGCTGGTGCGTGGTACAAGCCAGGGATAAACGCCTGTCTCCCGTGGCTCACGCATTCCTTGCGTTCATCCGCACCGAACGTGCGCAGATCAGCCAGCTTGTCGAGCGCTTCGACGGTCGTCCACGGACGGCTGGCTAG
- a CDS encoding PA3496 family putative envelope integrity protein — MARHYDDLPNSTVKTRRQQEDQRRMEFRRAIESYCEARQLNQDLCDYMDSMTGNHWQASQPSVDDRRSARQAG; from the coding sequence ATGGCTCGGCATTACGATGACTTACCCAACAGCACCGTCAAGACTCGTCGTCAGCAGGAAGACCAGCGCCGCATGGAGTTTCGTCGCGCGATTGAAAGTTACTGCGAAGCGCGGCAGCTCAATCAGGACCTCTGCGATTACATGGACAGCATGACCGGCAATCACTGGCAGGCTAGCCAGCCGTCCGTGGACGACCGTCGAAGCGCTCGACAAGCTGGCTGA